One Rosa chinensis cultivar Old Blush chromosome 3, RchiOBHm-V2, whole genome shotgun sequence DNA window includes the following coding sequences:
- the LOC112192711 gene encoding probable serine/threonine-protein kinase WNK9 isoform X1, whose protein sequence is MNGLSHLEPDYSEFVEVDPTGRYGRYNEILGKGASKTVYRAFDEYDGIEVAWNQVKLYDFLQSPEDLERLYCEIHLLKTLKHKNIMKFYTSWVDTSKRNINFVTEMFTSGTLKQYRLKHKSVNIRAVKHWCRQILGGLLYLHSRDPPVIHRDLKCDNIFVNGNQGEVKIGDLGLAAILRKSQHAAHCVVGTPEFMAPEVYEEAYNELVDIYSFGMCVLEMVTFEYPYSECTHPAQIYKKVVSGKKPDALYKVKDPEVRKFVEKCLATASVRHSAIELLNDDFLRIDEGEYDLRPVNYGRQLDDIDPLVRQPLYEVHQSNSSFSNEYSNGYGFDSQNEWGYHPFEVESSGIELFEHHDDDEHGEDVDISIRGKRKEEDGSIILRLRIADKEGHIRKIYFPFDIETDTALSVATEMVAELDITDHDVTEIADMIDGEIASLVPDWQSGPGIVESPRFSNQKFCHNCVSNHTSSGSFMEFLSNNPGATQDCTHGCASMHGRFEEITYQEDESKHRVTEDIPNESSQSDCLHYQEIWGQHESRELSSVGSGQSHSDEEYEKMNQLVTVMQDLKLDNTIASDARNSLRDLSSSHPFSTVPSIYCDLSDNSEHEIQKELRWLKAKHQIELRELREQQLGLVSKSSNKEHGRDNGSLSCLVSNTMKGNNYDRNSTFNCLPSPNKSCPSLETQRVRKCEAILECPDAEEDDVGTANSFYTQSQLLPHSLCRTVSLPVDAVDS, encoded by the exons TGTGAAATTCACCTCCTCAAGACACTCAAGCACAAgaacattatgaagttctacaCTTCTTGGGTTGATACTTCAAAAAGAAACATCAATTTTGTCACTGAAATGTTCACTTCTGGGACTCTTAAACA gTACAGGCTAAAGCACAAGAGTGTTAACATCAGAGCTGTGAAGCATTGGTGTAGGCAGATCTTGGGAGGGCTTTTGTATCTGCATAGCCGTGACCCTCCTGTGATTCATAGAGATCTCAAATGTGACAACATCTTTGTTAATGGAAATCAAGGGGAAGTGAAGATTGGTGATCTTGGTTTAGCAGCGATCTTAAGGAAATCACAACATGCTGCCCACTGTGTTG TAGGGACACCAGAGTTCATGGCACCAGAAGTGTATGAAGAGGCATATAATGAGTTAGTTGACATATATTCGTTTGGGATGTGCGTTTTGGAAATGGTGACTTTTGAATATCCTTATAGTGAATGCACTCATCCTGCTCAGATCTACAAGAAAGTTGTATCA GGGAAAAAACCAGATGCTTTGTACAAAGTGAAAGATCCGGAAGTAAGGAAGTTTGTTGAGAAATGCTTGGCAACTGCATCTGTGAGGCACTCCGCAATTGAGCTTTTGAACGATGATTTTCTCCGAATAGATGAAGGTGAATATGATTTGAGACCAGTGAATTACGGCAGGCAGCTTGATGACATTGATCCTCTTGTAAGGCAGCCTCTTTACGAGGTTCATCAAAGCAACAGTTCGTTTAGTAATGAATACTCGAATGGTTATGGTTTCGATTCCCAAAACGAATGGGGGTATCATCCTTTTGAGGTTGAATCAAGTGGAATAGAACTCTTTGAGcatcatgatgatgatgaacatGGTGAAGATGTGGACATAAGTATTAGagggaagagaaaagaagaagatggtagCATCATTCTGAGACTTAGAATTGCAGATAAAGAAG GACATATTAGGAAGATTTATTTCCCATTTGACATTGAGACAGACACAGCACTAAGTGTTGCAACTGAAATGGTGGCAGAGTTGGATATCACTGATCATGATGTAACCGAAATAGCAGATATGATTGATGGGGAAATTGCTTCCTTGGTACCTGATTGGCAGTCGGGGCCAGGAATAGTGGAATCACCGCGTTTTTCCAATCAAAAATTTTGTCACAATTGTGTATCCAACCACACCTCTAGTGGTTCCTTCATGGAGTTTCTGTCTAATAACCCAGGAGCTACTCAAGATTGTACGCATGGATGTGCTTCAATGCATGGTCGTTTTGAGGAGATTACATATCAAGAAGACGAGTCAAAGCATCGTGTGACGGAGGATATACCAAATGAATCAAGCCAATCAGACTGCCTACATTACCAAGAAATCTGGGGACAGCATGAGAGTCGTGAGCTTAGTTCAGTGGGCTCTGGACAGAGCCATTCAGATGAAGAATATGAAAAAATGAATCAGTTAGTCACAGTCATGCAGGATCTTAAATTGGACAACACCATTGCTTCCGATGCAAGAAATTCTCTCCGGGATTTATCCAGTTCACATCCCTTTTCCACTGTCCCTTCGATATACTGTGATCTCTCAGACAATTCTGAGCATGAAATTCAGAAGGAATTGAGGTGGCTCAAAGCAAAGCACCAGATTGAGTTGAGGGAGCTTAGAGAGCAGCAGTTAGGACTTGTCTCAAAATCTTCAAACAAAGAACACGGGAGAGACAATGGGAGCTTATCATGTCTGGTATCAAACACCATGAAAGGGAACAACTATGACAGAAATTCAACTTTTAATTGCCTTCCTAGTCCTAATAAGAGCTGCCCCAGTTTGGAAACCCAAAGGGTCCGAAAATGTGAGGCGATATTGGAGTGTCCAGATGCAGAAGAGGATGATGTGGGTACTGCCAACAGTTTCTACACCCAATCACAGCTGCTTCCACACTCTCTTTGCAGGACAGTTTCTCTCCCCGTTGATGCTGTTGATTCGTAA
- the LOC112192711 gene encoding probable serine/threonine-protein kinase WNK9 isoform X2, translating to MNGLSHLEPDYSEFVEVDPTGRYGRYNEILGKGASKTVYRAFDEYDGIEVAWNQVKLYDFLQSPEDLERLYCEIHLLKTLKHKNIMKFYTSWVDTSKRNINFVTEMFTSGTLKQYRLKHKSVNIRAVKHWCRQILGGLLYLHSRDPPVIHRDLKCDNIFVNGNQGEVKIGDLGLAAILRKSQHAAHCVGTPEFMAPEVYEEAYNELVDIYSFGMCVLEMVTFEYPYSECTHPAQIYKKVVSGKKPDALYKVKDPEVRKFVEKCLATASVRHSAIELLNDDFLRIDEGEYDLRPVNYGRQLDDIDPLVRQPLYEVHQSNSSFSNEYSNGYGFDSQNEWGYHPFEVESSGIELFEHHDDDEHGEDVDISIRGKRKEEDGSIILRLRIADKEGHIRKIYFPFDIETDTALSVATEMVAELDITDHDVTEIADMIDGEIASLVPDWQSGPGIVESPRFSNQKFCHNCVSNHTSSGSFMEFLSNNPGATQDCTHGCASMHGRFEEITYQEDESKHRVTEDIPNESSQSDCLHYQEIWGQHESRELSSVGSGQSHSDEEYEKMNQLVTVMQDLKLDNTIASDARNSLRDLSSSHPFSTVPSIYCDLSDNSEHEIQKELRWLKAKHQIELRELREQQLGLVSKSSNKEHGRDNGSLSCLVSNTMKGNNYDRNSTFNCLPSPNKSCPSLETQRVRKCEAILECPDAEEDDVGTANSFYTQSQLLPHSLCRTVSLPVDAVDS from the exons TGTGAAATTCACCTCCTCAAGACACTCAAGCACAAgaacattatgaagttctacaCTTCTTGGGTTGATACTTCAAAAAGAAACATCAATTTTGTCACTGAAATGTTCACTTCTGGGACTCTTAAACA gTACAGGCTAAAGCACAAGAGTGTTAACATCAGAGCTGTGAAGCATTGGTGTAGGCAGATCTTGGGAGGGCTTTTGTATCTGCATAGCCGTGACCCTCCTGTGATTCATAGAGATCTCAAATGTGACAACATCTTTGTTAATGGAAATCAAGGGGAAGTGAAGATTGGTGATCTTGGTTTAGCAGCGATCTTAAGGAAATCACAACATGCTGCCCACTGTGTTG GGACACCAGAGTTCATGGCACCAGAAGTGTATGAAGAGGCATATAATGAGTTAGTTGACATATATTCGTTTGGGATGTGCGTTTTGGAAATGGTGACTTTTGAATATCCTTATAGTGAATGCACTCATCCTGCTCAGATCTACAAGAAAGTTGTATCA GGGAAAAAACCAGATGCTTTGTACAAAGTGAAAGATCCGGAAGTAAGGAAGTTTGTTGAGAAATGCTTGGCAACTGCATCTGTGAGGCACTCCGCAATTGAGCTTTTGAACGATGATTTTCTCCGAATAGATGAAGGTGAATATGATTTGAGACCAGTGAATTACGGCAGGCAGCTTGATGACATTGATCCTCTTGTAAGGCAGCCTCTTTACGAGGTTCATCAAAGCAACAGTTCGTTTAGTAATGAATACTCGAATGGTTATGGTTTCGATTCCCAAAACGAATGGGGGTATCATCCTTTTGAGGTTGAATCAAGTGGAATAGAACTCTTTGAGcatcatgatgatgatgaacatGGTGAAGATGTGGACATAAGTATTAGagggaagagaaaagaagaagatggtagCATCATTCTGAGACTTAGAATTGCAGATAAAGAAG GACATATTAGGAAGATTTATTTCCCATTTGACATTGAGACAGACACAGCACTAAGTGTTGCAACTGAAATGGTGGCAGAGTTGGATATCACTGATCATGATGTAACCGAAATAGCAGATATGATTGATGGGGAAATTGCTTCCTTGGTACCTGATTGGCAGTCGGGGCCAGGAATAGTGGAATCACCGCGTTTTTCCAATCAAAAATTTTGTCACAATTGTGTATCCAACCACACCTCTAGTGGTTCCTTCATGGAGTTTCTGTCTAATAACCCAGGAGCTACTCAAGATTGTACGCATGGATGTGCTTCAATGCATGGTCGTTTTGAGGAGATTACATATCAAGAAGACGAGTCAAAGCATCGTGTGACGGAGGATATACCAAATGAATCAAGCCAATCAGACTGCCTACATTACCAAGAAATCTGGGGACAGCATGAGAGTCGTGAGCTTAGTTCAGTGGGCTCTGGACAGAGCCATTCAGATGAAGAATATGAAAAAATGAATCAGTTAGTCACAGTCATGCAGGATCTTAAATTGGACAACACCATTGCTTCCGATGCAAGAAATTCTCTCCGGGATTTATCCAGTTCACATCCCTTTTCCACTGTCCCTTCGATATACTGTGATCTCTCAGACAATTCTGAGCATGAAATTCAGAAGGAATTGAGGTGGCTCAAAGCAAAGCACCAGATTGAGTTGAGGGAGCTTAGAGAGCAGCAGTTAGGACTTGTCTCAAAATCTTCAAACAAAGAACACGGGAGAGACAATGGGAGCTTATCATGTCTGGTATCAAACACCATGAAAGGGAACAACTATGACAGAAATTCAACTTTTAATTGCCTTCCTAGTCCTAATAAGAGCTGCCCCAGTTTGGAAACCCAAAGGGTCCGAAAATGTGAGGCGATATTGGAGTGTCCAGATGCAGAAGAGGATGATGTGGGTACTGCCAACAGTTTCTACACCCAATCACAGCTGCTTCCACACTCTCTTTGCAGGACAGTTTCTCTCCCCGTTGATGCTGTTGATTCGTAA
- the LOC112192711 gene encoding serine/threonine-protein kinase WNK1 isoform X3, which translates to MAPEVYEEAYNELVDIYSFGMCVLEMVTFEYPYSECTHPAQIYKKVVSGKKPDALYKVKDPEVRKFVEKCLATASVRHSAIELLNDDFLRIDEGEYDLRPVNYGRQLDDIDPLVRQPLYEVHQSNSSFSNEYSNGYGFDSQNEWGYHPFEVESSGIELFEHHDDDEHGEDVDISIRGKRKEEDGSIILRLRIADKEGHIRKIYFPFDIETDTALSVATEMVAELDITDHDVTEIADMIDGEIASLVPDWQSGPGIVESPRFSNQKFCHNCVSNHTSSGSFMEFLSNNPGATQDCTHGCASMHGRFEEITYQEDESKHRVTEDIPNESSQSDCLHYQEIWGQHESRELSSVGSGQSHSDEEYEKMNQLVTVMQDLKLDNTIASDARNSLRDLSSSHPFSTVPSIYCDLSDNSEHEIQKELRWLKAKHQIELRELREQQLGLVSKSSNKEHGRDNGSLSCLVSNTMKGNNYDRNSTFNCLPSPNKSCPSLETQRVRKCEAILECPDAEEDDVGTANSFYTQSQLLPHSLCRTVSLPVDAVDS; encoded by the exons ATGGCACCAGAAGTGTATGAAGAGGCATATAATGAGTTAGTTGACATATATTCGTTTGGGATGTGCGTTTTGGAAATGGTGACTTTTGAATATCCTTATAGTGAATGCACTCATCCTGCTCAGATCTACAAGAAAGTTGTATCA GGGAAAAAACCAGATGCTTTGTACAAAGTGAAAGATCCGGAAGTAAGGAAGTTTGTTGAGAAATGCTTGGCAACTGCATCTGTGAGGCACTCCGCAATTGAGCTTTTGAACGATGATTTTCTCCGAATAGATGAAGGTGAATATGATTTGAGACCAGTGAATTACGGCAGGCAGCTTGATGACATTGATCCTCTTGTAAGGCAGCCTCTTTACGAGGTTCATCAAAGCAACAGTTCGTTTAGTAATGAATACTCGAATGGTTATGGTTTCGATTCCCAAAACGAATGGGGGTATCATCCTTTTGAGGTTGAATCAAGTGGAATAGAACTCTTTGAGcatcatgatgatgatgaacatGGTGAAGATGTGGACATAAGTATTAGagggaagagaaaagaagaagatggtagCATCATTCTGAGACTTAGAATTGCAGATAAAGAAG GACATATTAGGAAGATTTATTTCCCATTTGACATTGAGACAGACACAGCACTAAGTGTTGCAACTGAAATGGTGGCAGAGTTGGATATCACTGATCATGATGTAACCGAAATAGCAGATATGATTGATGGGGAAATTGCTTCCTTGGTACCTGATTGGCAGTCGGGGCCAGGAATAGTGGAATCACCGCGTTTTTCCAATCAAAAATTTTGTCACAATTGTGTATCCAACCACACCTCTAGTGGTTCCTTCATGGAGTTTCTGTCTAATAACCCAGGAGCTACTCAAGATTGTACGCATGGATGTGCTTCAATGCATGGTCGTTTTGAGGAGATTACATATCAAGAAGACGAGTCAAAGCATCGTGTGACGGAGGATATACCAAATGAATCAAGCCAATCAGACTGCCTACATTACCAAGAAATCTGGGGACAGCATGAGAGTCGTGAGCTTAGTTCAGTGGGCTCTGGACAGAGCCATTCAGATGAAGAATATGAAAAAATGAATCAGTTAGTCACAGTCATGCAGGATCTTAAATTGGACAACACCATTGCTTCCGATGCAAGAAATTCTCTCCGGGATTTATCCAGTTCACATCCCTTTTCCACTGTCCCTTCGATATACTGTGATCTCTCAGACAATTCTGAGCATGAAATTCAGAAGGAATTGAGGTGGCTCAAAGCAAAGCACCAGATTGAGTTGAGGGAGCTTAGAGAGCAGCAGTTAGGACTTGTCTCAAAATCTTCAAACAAAGAACACGGGAGAGACAATGGGAGCTTATCATGTCTGGTATCAAACACCATGAAAGGGAACAACTATGACAGAAATTCAACTTTTAATTGCCTTCCTAGTCCTAATAAGAGCTGCCCCAGTTTGGAAACCCAAAGGGTCCGAAAATGTGAGGCGATATTGGAGTGTCCAGATGCAGAAGAGGATGATGTGGGTACTGCCAACAGTTTCTACACCCAATCACAGCTGCTTCCACACTCTCTTTGCAGGACAGTTTCTCTCCCCGTTGATGCTGTTGATTCGTAA